From one Rosa rugosa chromosome 4, drRosRugo1.1, whole genome shotgun sequence genomic stretch:
- the LOC133742934 gene encoding uncharacterized protein LOC133742934 gives MLKSTFTPFFSTIPAKPRFPKPLPSTILRAFTQSAPPVRQNASLTIFPPPTSAYVHLPFCRKRCHYCDFTIIALGSSSNQPEGDPRMVNYVQLLCREINATQVKTNPPLETVFFGGGTPSLVPPKLVSSILETLRLKFGLSLDAEISMEMDPGTFDGEKMKGMMELGVNRVSLGVQAFQEELLKSCGRAHGLKEVYDAIEIVGSCGVENWSMDLISSLPHQTPEMWEESLRLTVEACPPHVSVYDLQVEQGTKFGRLYTPGEFPLPSETRSAEFYRMASRTLSDAGYEHYEISSYGKKGYQCKHNLTYWKNQPFYGFGLGSASHVGGVRFSRPKMMNEYNGYVENLENGLVDCGGSKYIDVKDMAMDVVMLSLRTSRGLDLKSFGEAYGSSLVVSLCEVYKPYVESGHVVFLDEQRRAMTVDELNSFKLNEEEIEKSLAYIRLSDPDGFLLSNELISLAFAVVSP, from the exons ATGCTTAAGTCAACGTTCACGCCCTTTTTCTCAACCATTCCCGCCAAACCAAGATTCCCAAAACCATTACCTTCCACTATTCTCAGAGCCTTCACACAAAGCGCACCACCTGTTCGACAAAATGCCTCACTCACCATTTTCCCACCGCCTACTTCCGCCTACGTCCACCTCCCCTTCTGCCGGAAACGCTGCCACTACTGTGACTTCACCATCATCGCTCTCGGCTCTTCTTCAAACCAACCCGAAGGCGACCCACGAATGGTGAACTATGTCCAGTTACTCTGCCGAGAAATCAATGCCACACAAGTTAAGACCAACCCACCTCTGGAAACGGTCTTTTTCGGAGGCGGCACGCCTTCTCTTGTGCCACCAAAGCTTGTTTCTTCCATTCTGGAGACGCTGAGGTTGAAATTCGGGCTGAGCTTGGATGCTGAGATATCTATGGAAATGGACCCTGGGACTTTTGATGGTGAGAAGATGAAGGGAATGATGGAGTTGGGTGTGAATAGGGTGTCATTGGGAGTTCAGGCATTTCAAGAAGAGTTGTTGAAATCTTGTGGGAGAGCACATGGTCTTAAGGAGGTTTATGATGCTATTGAAATTGTTGGGTCATGTGGGGTTGAGAATTGGAGTATGGATCTTATCTCTTCTCTGCCTCACCAGACTCCAGAAATGTGGGAAGAGAGTTTGAGGCTAACAGTCGAAGCTTGCCCTCCCCATGTGTCTGTTTATGATTTGCAAGTGGAACAAGGCACCAAATTCGGAAGATT GTACACACCAGGTGAGTTCCCATTGCCTTCTGAAACACGGTCAGCTGAATTCTATAGAATGGCATCTCGGACGCTTTCTGATGCGGGTTATGAGCACTATGAAATTAGCAGCTATGGCAAGAAGGGGTATCAGTGCAAGCACAATCTTACTTACTGGAAGAACCAGCCTTTCTATGGTTTTGGCCTCGGCTCTGCTAGCCATGTTGGTGGTGTGAGGTTTTCGAGACCAAAAATGATGAACGAGTACAATGGTTATGTGGAGAACTTGGAAAATGGGTTGGTGGACTGTGGTGGGAGTAAATATATTGATGTCAAGGACATGGCCATGGATGTTGTTATGCTCTCTCTTAGAACTTCAAGAGGTCTGGATTTGAAGTCTTTTGGAGAAGCGTACGGTAGCTCCCTTGTTGTCTCTCTTTGCGAGGTTTATAAACCTTATGTTGAAAGTGGGCATGTGGTTTTCTTAGATGAGCAGAGAAGGGCCATGACTGTAGATGAGTTGAACTCCTTCAAACTAAACGAAGAAGAGATCGAAAAAAGTCTTGCATATATCCGTCTAAGTGATCCGGATGGTTTCCTTTTATCGAATGAATTGATATCACTTGCATTTGCAGTTGTATCTCCGTAA
- the LOC133742933 gene encoding elongator complex protein 3, translating into MATAVVAAPADPIRKQPRPGRGGFEAHGLSEEEARVRAIAEIVGSMVDLSRRGQNVDLNALKTAACRKYGLARAPKLVEMIAALPESDREALLPKLKAKPVRTASGIAVVAVMSKPHRCPHIATTGNICVYCPGGPDSDFEYSTQSYTGYEPTSMRAIRARYNPYVQARGRIDQLKRLGHSVDKVEYILMGGTFMSLPADYRDYFIRNLHDALSGHTSANVEEAVAYSEHGATKCIGMTIETRPDYCLGPHLRQMLTYGCTRLEIGVQSTYEDVARDTNRGHTVAAVADCFCLAKDAGFKVVAHMMPDLPNVGVERDMESFREFFESPLFRADGLKIYPTLVIRGTGLYELWKTGRYRNYPPEQLVDIVARILAMVPPWTRVYRVQRDIPMPLVTSGVEKGNLRELALARMEDLGLKCRDVRTREAGIQDIHHQIKPDEVELVRRDYTANEGWETFLSYEDTRQDILVGLLRLRKCGKNTTSPELLGKCSIVRELHVYGTAVPVHGRDAGKLQHQGYGTLLMEEAERIATREHRSTKIAVISGVGTRHYYRKLGYELEGPYMVKHLV; encoded by the exons ATGGCGACTGCGGTGGTGGCGGCGCCAGCCGATCCCATCCGTAAGCAACCCCGGCCGGGCCGGGGCGGGTTCGAAGCCCACGGACTATCCGAAGAGGAGGCCCGCGTCCGGGCAATAGCCGAAATCGTCGGCTCCATGGTCGACCTCTCCCGGCGAGGCCAAAACGTCGACCTAAACGCCCTCAAAACCGCCGCCTGCCGCAAGTACGGCCTCGCACGTGCGCCGAAGCTGGTGGAGATGATAGCCGCGCTTCCGGAATCGGACCGCGAGGCTCTGCTCCCGAAGCTGAAAGCCAAGCCGGTCCGAACCGCCTCCGGAATCGCCGTCGTGGCTGTGATGTCGAAGCCTCACCGGTGCCCTCACATCGCCACCACGGGGAATATATGCGTGTACTGCCCCGGTGGGCCCGACTCGGATTTTGAGTATAGTACTCAGTCTTATACTGGATACGAGCCTACTAGCATGCGCGCAATTCGAGCCAG GTACAACCCGTATGTTCAGGCTAGAGGCAGGATAGATCAGCTGAAGCGATTGGGTCATAGTGTAGACAAG GTTGAGTACATCTTAATGGGTGGTACATTCATGTCATTGCCAGCAGATTACCGTGATTACTTTATTAGAAATCTTCATGACGCATTATCTGGCCACACTTCTGCCAATGTTGAAGAAGCAGTCGCCTACTCTGAGCATGGGGCTACTAAATGTATTGGGATGACCATTGAAAC GAGGCCAGATTACTGCCTTGGACCTCACTTGAGACAAATGCTTACTTATGGTTGTACACGGTTGGAGATTGGAGTTCAGAGTACATATGAAGATGTGGCTCGTGACACTAATAGAGGTCATACAGTAGCTGCAGTGGCTGATTGTTTCTGCTTGGCAAAGGATGCTGGTTTCAAG GTTGTTGCACACATGATGCCTGATCTCCCAAATGTAGGGGTTGAGAGAGACATGGAAAGTTTTCGGGAGTTTTTCGAGAGCCCCCTGTTCAGAGCAGATGGACTTAAAATTTATCCAACACTTGTAATCCGTGGGACTGGACTTTATGAGCTTTGGAAAACTGGAAG GTATAGAAATTACCCACCCGAGCAACTTGTGGACATTGTAGCCAGGATCCTGGCCATGGTACCCCCTTGGACACGTGTTTATAGAGTTCAGCGGGACATTCCAATGCCTCTAGTTACTTCTGGGGTGGAGAAAGGAAATCTTCGGGAGCTAGCTTTAGCTCGGATGGAAGACTTGGGCTTAAAGTGTCGTGATGTTCGAACACGAGAAGCTGGAATTCAG GACATACATCACCAAATTAAGCCGGATGAAGTGGAACTCGTTCGTCGTGATTATACAGCAAATGAAGGTTGGGAAACATTTCTTTCATATGAAGATACACGCCAG GATATTCTAGTTGGGTTGTTGCGATTAAGAAAATGTGGCAAAAACACTACCTCTCCTGAACTTCTGGGGAAGTGTTCTATTGTTCGTGAACTCCATGTTTATGGAACTGCTGTTCCAGTTCATGGGCGGGATGCTGGCAAGCTGCAACACCAG GGCTATGGTACCCTGTTGATGGAAGAAGCCGAGCGAATTGCTACAAGGGAGCACAGATCAACAAAAATTGCTGTTATTTCAGGAGTAGGAACTCGTCACTACTATAGAAAATTAGGATATGAGCTTGAAGGACCTTACATGGTTAAACATCTTGTATAA
- the LOC133745771 gene encoding uncharacterized protein LOC133745771 — MENGSKRRSEVEIKVLDKVGEVISELNKAKHADQVISALHSLAILLFPLDSSLFSGAIGERCREQVLSVEAPSADERSELWKTFYRGAAFRTFSRVLLTDVASNWLACFPFSARKHVYDVFFVNGLATEVVQILVPCLQQSGSGDVDVNAVHSNTERLLVLCLVENNGVLQMAREFGGSFQSEDYTNENLMSTVSRVAQIVASIPDKAQLRAPTSLSAHLFFKQVTIQLLSLAEEGNMEILDGFCESDMNGTLLFVGETFSRICRRGSVDVLLSEIIPRILRHVRSLSSSTMDSLGSDVLESDPGSQFWLNLIQAIKDSYAVERMSEQLLHQLATEQVGDIEAYWILWLLFHRVFKSQISARSMFTDKFLVWKVFPICCLRWILQFSALECAPDSNSLAKGHNTRNFLDTLQHLVAVWSQREFVQSAPVEQQIYVTAGVGLSLEQMSKEELDETKDVLHSILQGVSCRLESPNHLVRKMASSVALVFSKVIDPKNPLYLDDSLTGETIDWEFGLSTPKKGTLGTSSCLEEGINKSKISKTSVLEDGLNHKASGKSKSRKLSETKLVDPDEIIDPVTLNYDSVSDEDDNNDSEDSDVSSDSSLQPYDLSDDDTDLKRKFSQLVDVVGALRKSDDADGVEKALEVSEKLVRASPDELKFVASDLVRTLVQVRCSDLAIEGEEDSAEDKRQRTLVALLVTCPLESLETLNKLLYSPNVDVSQRLLILDVMTEGAEELADTKIIKAKHQTRALISTTSETQAWFLPSDIGPPGAGAWKEISETNSLLNWTNRYERELPPKPGQIRRGKTHQWSLRSANAPKSQIEWSHNKFPVYAAAFMLPAMQGFDKRRQGVDLLDRDFIVLGKLIYMLGVCMKCAAMHPEASALAGPLLDMLSSREICFHKEAYVRRSTLFAASCVLLSLHPSYVATSLVEGNTEISNGLEWIRTWALHVTESDTDRECYSMAMKCLQLHAEMALQASRALESAQSTSNAKNVVGIPSNLSKGTIIIPHSNVKY; from the exons ATGGAGAACGGCTCCAAAAGAAGAAGCGAAGTAGAAATCAAAGTTCTTGACAAGGTCGGAGAAGTGATCTCCGAATTAAACAAGGCCAAGCACGCAGACCAAGTCATTTCCGCGCTTCACTCCCTCGCTATTCTTCTCTTCCCTCTcgattcttctctcttctcag GTGCTATTGGTGAGCGGTGCAGGGAGCAG GTTCTTAGTGTTGAAGCTCCTTCAGCTGATGAGAGAAGCGAGTTGTGGAAGACTTTTTATCGAGGAGCTGCATTCAGAACATTTTCTCGGGTTTTGTTAACTG ATGTCGCTTCCAATTGGCTTGCTTGTTTCCCGTTTTCAGCACGGAAACATGTGTATGATGTCTTCTTTGTTAACGGACTTGCCACCGAGGTTGTTCAGATTTTGGTCCCTTGTCTACAGCAAAGTGGAAGTGGTGATGTTGATGTCAATGCTGTTCACTCCAATACTGAAAG GTTACTTGTACTTTGCTTGGTTGAAAATAATGGGGTGCTCCAGATGGCTAGAGAATTTGGTGGCTCTTTCCAGTCTGAAGATTATACAAATGAAAATCTCATGTCAACTGTATCTAGAGTGGCACAGATTGTTGCATCTATACCTGACAAAGCACAATTGAGAGCCCCGACTTCACTTTCAGCACA TTTGTTCTTCAAGCAAGTTACCATTCAGCTTCTTTCTCTAGCAGAAGAAGGGAATATGGAGATATTAGATGGCTTCTGTGAAAGTGACATGAATGGGACCTTACTGTTTGTTGGGGAAACATTTTCTCGTATATGTCGACGTGGATCTGTAG ATGTGCTTTTAAGTGAAATAATCCCAAGGATTCTTAGACATGTCCGGAGTTTGTCATCATCAACTATGGACTCACTAGGTTCAGATGTTCTGGAATCAGACCCTGGTTCCCAATTTTGGTTGAATCTTATTCAAGCAATCAAAGATTCATATGCTGTGGAAAGAATGTCTGAGCAACTTTTACATCAGCTTGCAACTGAACAAGTGGGTGATATTGAAGCTTACTGGATTCTTTGGCTATTATTTCATCGGGTTTTCAAGAGCCAAATATCAGCGAG GTCCATGTTTACTGACAAGTTTTTAGTCTGGAAAGTATTTCCTATTTGTTGCCTTCGATGGATCCTTCAATTTTCCGCCCTTGAATGCGCACCAGATTCTAATTCACTTGCTAAAGGTCATAATACCCGCAATTTCTTAGACACGTTACAGCATCTGGTAGCAGTATGGTCTCAAAGGGAGTTTGTACAATCAGCCCCAGTCGAGCAGCAAATAT ATGTAACTGCTGGTGTAGGCCTTTCCCTAGAGCAGATGTCTAAGGAGGAACTAGATGAGACAAAGGATGTGCTGCATTCAATTCTCCAAGGAGTGAGCT GTAGGCTTGAAAGCCCTAATCATTTAGTACGGAAGATGGCTAGCTCTGTTGCTTTAGTTTTCTCCAAGGTGATTGATCCAAAAAATCCTCTATACCTTGATGACAGCCTAACTGGGGAGACTATTGACTGGGAATTTGGGTTGTCTACTCCTAAGAAAGGTACCCTGGGAACCTCAAGTTGCTTAGAAGAAGGTAttaacaaatccaaaatatctAAAACCTCAGTGCTGGAAGATGGCTTAAACCACAAAGCCAGTGGGAAGAGTAAAAGTAGGAAATTATCTGAAACAAAGTTAGTTGATCCAGACGAGATCATTGATCCTGTTACACTGAATTATGATTCAGTCTCTGATGAAGATGACAACAATGATAGTGAGGATTCTGATGTCTCAAGTGACTCATCTTTACAGCCATATGATTTATCAGATGATGACACAGATTTGAAAAGGAAATTTTCACAGTTGGTTGATGTAGTTGGGGCACTTCGGAAATCTGATGATGCTGATGGG GTGGAGAAGGCTCTtgaagtttctgaaaaacttgtGCGAGCATCACCTGATGAGCTTAAGTTTGTAGCAAGTGATCTCGTGAGAACCCTGGTACAGGTTCGTTGCTCTGACTTGGCTATAGAAGGTGAGGAAGATTCAGCTGAAGACAAGAGACAAAGAACATTGGTCGCTTTGCTTGTCACATGTCCATTGGAGTCTCTTGAAACTTTAAACAAACTACTATATTCACCTAATGTGGATGTCAGTCAGCGCTTACTGATTCTTGATGTAATGACCGAGGGGGCTGAGGAGCTTGCTGATACTAAAATTATAAAGGCTAAACATCAGACTAGGGCCCTCATATCGACCACATCAGAGACACAAGCTTGGTTCCTGCCTAGTGACATAGGTCCTCCTGGAGCTGGTGCCTGGAAAGAGATTTCAGAAACAAATTCTTTACTGAACTGGACAAATCGTTATGAGAGGGAACTTCCCCCAAAACCTGGTCAGATTAGGAGAGGAAAGACACATCAATGGAGCCTTAGATCAGCCAATGCACCAAAAAGCCAAATAGAATGGTCCCATAATAAGTTTCCAGTGTATGCAGCAGCATTTATGCTTCCTGCCATGCAGGGGTTTGATAAAAGAAGGCAAGGTGTCGACCTTCTTGATAGAGATTTTATCGTCCTGGGAAAACTCATCTATATGCTCGGAGTCTGTATGAAATGTGCAGCCATGCATCCGGAAGCATCTGCTCTGGCTGGCCCTCTTCTAGATATGCTAAGCTCCAG GGAGATATGTTTTCACAAGGAAGCATATGTCAGAAGATCTACCCTTTTTGCAGCTTCATGCGTATTGCTATCACTTCACCCCTCTTATGTAGCAACCTCCTTAGTTGAAGGCAATACTGAAATTTCTAACGGACTTGAATGGATTCGCACATGGGCCCTTCATGTAACTGAATCAGACACAGATAGAGAGTGTTATTCG ATGGCTATGAAATGTCTGCAACTCCATGCTGAAATGGCCCTGCAAGCTTCTCGAGCACTAGAGTCGGCACAAAGCACGTCCAATGCAAAGAATGTTGTTGGGATTCCGTCCAATCTATCCAAGGGAACAATTATCATCCCCCACTCCAATGTGAAATACTGA
- the LOC133744957 gene encoding uncharacterized protein LOC133744957, producing the protein MGKTCHYLVQQLKQLWSGLDHWTVAPLGRGFFMLQFENLVDMQLVWSSGTVRLNSGMLRLIKWSPEFSPSTYRNTFAQVWVRFWDLGFAYWDQQTLFEIASGIGTPLKLDPRTKNRTVGLFARILVDVDFSQPLHDKLRITRANGEVVVIGVEYESEPDICTRCGIVGHVAGTCRSKAPDDTVAAIPNERGRSTERSDLKRRRNNRSRKSQHNSKHGGAIGRPVRARQPDDVTPTTATTAVILRHDVEDRMASSVLNNVEISTAAPTITAVPAFTATPIMDELAMAAVPVQQTDSSDSVPPGFTRMETESDIQPASSTSTPVVSSVAPPIIMADCNQRDCQMGVTTDLLEEGEFTPVLHKKSKKLLKQNEKAKMKIISHKPAGRALLRKGASLKRF; encoded by the coding sequence ATGGGAAAGACATGTCATTACCTTGTACAACAATTGAAGCAACTATGGTCGGGATTAGATCACTGGACTGTGGCACCTCTTGGTAGGGGTTTTTTCATGCTCCAGTTCGAAAACTTAGTTGATATGCAGCTAGTCTGGTCGTCGGGGACAGTACGTCTTAATTCCGGCATGCTACGTTTGATTAAATGGTCACCTGAGTTCTCGCCATCTACATACAGAAATACCTTCGCTCAGGTATGGGTGCGATTTTGGGACTTAGGGTTTGCCTACTGGGATCAACAAACTCTTTTTGAAATTGCATCTGGTATTGGTACGCCCCTTAAACTTGACCCCCGTACCAAGAACCGCACTGTGGGCTTGTTTGCCAGAATTTTAGTGGACGTTGACTTCTCACAGCCTCTTCACGACAAGCTCAGAATCACTAGGGCCAATGGTGAGGTTGTGGTGATTGGAGTTGAGTATGAGTCTGAACCGGATATCTGCACCAGGTGTGGGATAGTTGGCCATGTCGCTGGTACCTGCCGTTCTAAGGCTCCGGACGACACTGTGGCTGCTATCCCAAATGAGCGGGGAAGGTCAACAGAGCGTTCTGATCTGAAGAGAAGGAGGAACAATCGATCACGCAAGTCACAGCACAACTCAAAGCATGGGGGTGCAATAGGGAGACCAGTCAGAGCCAGACAACCTGATGATGTTACGCCAACGACGGCAACCACAGCAGTAATCTTAAGGCACGACGTTGAAGATAGGATGGCTTCATCTGTTTTGAATAATGTGGAAATTTCCACAGCAGCTCCAACTATCACTGCAGTTCCAGCTTTCACAGCTACTCCAATTATGGATGAGCTGGCGATGGCTGCTGTGCCCGTGCAACAAACTGATTCAAGTGATAGCGTCCCACCTGGATTTACTCGGATGGAAACGGAATCTGATATCCAACCTGCTAGCTCTACGTCGACTCCCGTGGTTTCTTCAGTTGCTCCACCAATTATTATGGCCGACTGTAATCAAAGAGACTGTCAGATGGGAGTTACAACTGACCTTTTGGAGGAAGGTGAATTCACACCCGTCCTACATAAGAAGTCGAAGAAATTGCTGAAGCAAAATGAGaaagcaaaaatgaaaataatctcCCACAAACCTGCGGGACGAGCTCTACTTCGCAAGGGAGCTAGTCTCAAGCGTTTCTAA
- the LOC133744958 gene encoding uncharacterized protein LOC133744958, which translates to MDILSWNCRGICNDTTTRVLKDLISQNKPQIVFLCETKISKMEAFKLLHQALGFPNSKEVLSDAQAGGLAIFWSAKINLQVRTRSAHHIDAVIQGGPGEPRWRMTGFYGYARTVEHDRSWQLLKYLGDSDSLPWVIIGDFNEILNNGEKIDGPPRAERQIRGFREALGYCDLLDLGFQGSRATWWNAETHLRLDHAVCTPSWLDVFGYAKVTHLPPSDSDHIPILLQASEVPIPKRPKHQRFKFESFWLQHKDCDPLVKTSWQAEVSGVPMFQVVKKIAHTRIALDKWQKNTFRLRQQQMLGVRARLAELLNSSATTSIQDEKRILMNRLETLFSQEEAFWRQRAKVDGVEHIVTSYFTKMFTASPVDMEAMNTILEAIQPSVTPTMNDQLCSEYTEEEIRCALFQMYPTKSLGPDGMPPLFFQHYWEVNFTHICLIPKVNNPESMSDLRPIALCNVIYKICSKAIANRLKVLLPDIISPFQSAFVPGRLITDNILVANEIAHFVHNKKEGNDGHLALKLDLSKAYDRMEWLFLRKVMERFGFTWMWIELVMQCVCSVQFSFLIRGKPRGLVTPSRGLRQGDPLSPYLFLLGVEGFSALLQQKQRLGLLPGIQGEIASYKGVEVVDSHERYLGLPTYVGRKKTATFQYIKDNLAKKLKNWQGKMLSGACKDILIRVVAQALPTYAMSVFQLTTNFFCEDLEQMCARFWWGSTEDKRKIHWKAWGSLCHPKEEGGLSFRSLTEFNMAMLAKQAWRIANDHESLIAIVYKARYFPGSSFWLAPVHSAPSYSWRSIFAARELLKAGTYWQIGTGKYVKVWSDNWVPGISTLVPNIGLPLVNENMTEGAEAILNIPLSRRLVNDRVAWRLEKKGEFSVKTAYRYAFSTSLERPGILENVTSQFWKKIWQANIPSSAKVHVWKVCHNILPTLTRLVAKHVVIESQLCVLCIGMMESTLHLCRDCPFSREVLCSNSSIAQVCFTTESADLGVLEWLIFCSNRLAANQFDFLLFLLWGVWKERNCRVWEGKTRGVNDVVLMSVSRLQDFVSHNSRSIGGIRRDAGRICWKSPHLGSVKLNTDGAFISETSAGGIGLVMRDNLGQFLACEGKPVRGLLSAEHAELLACKATIDLIVDRSLQPAIVETDSLIVQQQLVGVGNNLSRLGRIYEDLKLQLDARPNVKVIHTRREANVAAHLTAAQALSSGQTFYCSSTPSFLHDVIASEYCNS; encoded by the exons ATGGACATTCTTAGTTGGAATTGCAGGGGTATCTGCAATGACACTACTACTAGGGTGTTGAAGGATCTGATTTCCCAAAACAAGCCCCAAATCGTGTTTCTATGTGAAACAAAGATAAGCAAGATGGAGGCTTTCAAGTTGCTGCATCAGGCTTTAGGGTTTCCCAATTCGAAGGAGGTTCTTAGTGATGCTCAGGCAGGAGGTCTGGCTATTTTCTGGAGTGCGAAGATCAATCTGCAAGTTCGCACGCGATCAGCGCATCATATTGATGCTGTGATTCAAGGCGGGCCGGGGGAACCTCGATGGCGCATGACGGGTTTTTATGGTTATGCTCGTACTGTCGAGCATGATCGTTCATGGCAATTGTTAAAATACTTGGGCGACTCAGACTCGCTACCATGGGTGATCATTGGGGATTTCAACGAGATTCTAAATAACGGGGAAAAGATTGATGGTCCACCTAGGGCTGAGAGGCAAATACGGGGGTTTAGAGAGGCGTTGGGGTACTGCGATCTCCTCGATCTAGGTTTTCAGGGTTCTAGGGCTACATGGTGGAATGCAGAAACTCATTTACGTCTAGACCATGCAGTTTGCACTCCTTCCTGGCTTGATGTGTTTGGTTATGCAAAGGTTACTCACCTCCCACCTAGTGATTCAGACCATATACCGATTCTTCTTCAGGCAAGTGAAGTGCCAATCCCAAAACGACCTAAGCATCAAAGGTTCAAATTTGAATCTTTTTGGCTGCAACATAAGGATTGTGACCCGTTGGTAAAAACAAGCTGGCAAGCAGAGGTTTCAGGAGTCCCAATGTTCCAGGTTGTTAAAAAGATAGCTCATACCCGGATTGCATTGGATAAATGGCAAAAAAACACCTTCAGACTTAGGCAGCAGCAGATGTTGGGGGTTCGGGCCAGGTTGGCAGAGCTCTTGAATTCCTCGGCTACTACTTCTATTCAAGATGAGAAGAGGATACTGATGAATAGACTTGAAACTCTTTTCTCTCAGGAAGAAGCATTTTGGAGACAAAGAGCCAAG GTTGATGGGGTTGAGCATATTGTTACATCTTACTTTACAAAGATGTTCACAGCTTCTCCGGTTGATATGGAGGCTATGAACACTATTTTGGAAGCCATTCAACCCAGTGTGACGCCAACAATGAATGATCAACTTTGTAGTGAGTATACTGAGGAAGAAATTCGTTGTGCTTTGTTCCAGATGTATCCCACAAAATCTCTTGGTCCAGATGGTATGCCCCCACTATTTTTTCAACATTATTGGGAG GTGAACTTTACACACATATGTTTGATTCCGAAAGTCAATAATCCTGAAAGCATGTCAGACTTGAGACCTATTGCTTTGTGTAACGTCATTTACAAGATTTGCTCTAAGGCAATTGCTAACAGGCTCAAAGTTTTGCTTCCTGATATAATTTCACCATTTCAAAGTGCTTTTGTGCCTGGTCGGTTGATCACAGATAACATTCTTGTTGCTAATGAGATTGCTCATTTTGTACATAATAAGAAGGAAGGCAACGATGGTCATCTGGCGTTGAAATTGGATTTAAGCAAAGCTTATGACAGAATGGAGTGGCTATTTCTCCGAAAGGTGATGGAACGTTTTGGATTCACATGGATGTGGATTGAATTGGTTATGCAGTGTGTATGCTCGGTacagttttcatttttgatcAGAGGTAAACCTAGAGGACTTGTCACACCGAGTAGAGGCTTGAGACAGGGTGATCCTTTGTCACCCTACTTGTTTCTACTAGGTGTCGAAGGTTTTTCTGCCTTATTGCAGCAGAAACAAAGGCTAGGGTTACTCCCAGGGATTCAG GGTGAAATTGCTTCTTATAAGGGAGTGGAAGTTGTGGATTCACATGAGCGGTATCTAGGTCTTCCAACTTATGTGGGCCGCAAGAAAACGGCGACATTCCAATATATCAAGGATAACTTGgccaaaaagttaaaaaattgGCAGGGGAAGATGCTTAGTGGTGCATGCAAAGACATTTTAATTAGGGTTGTCGCTCAAGCTCTTCCAACTTACGCAATGAGTGTGTTTCAACTGACgacaaattttttttgtgaAGACCTGGAACAGATGTGTGCTAGATTCTGGTGGGGAAGCACcgaagacaaaagaaaaattcactgGAAAGCTTGGGGGTCTCTTTGCCATCCTAAGGAAGAAGGCGGACTTAGTTTTCGGAGTCTCACTGAGTTTAACATGGCTATGTTAGCCAAACAAGCTTGGAGGATTGCTAATGATCATGAATCCTTAATTGCTATAGTCTACAAGGCTCGTTACTTTCCTGGGAGCTCGTTTTGGTTGGCTCCTGTTCACAGCGCCCCATCATACTCATGGAGAAGCATTTTTGCTGCTAGAGAATTGCTTAAAGCAGGGACATATTGGCAGATTGGTACTGGTAAATATGTCAAAGTTTGGTCTGATAATTGGGTTCCAGGTATATCTACTTTGGTTCCCAACATAGGATTGCCTCTTGTTAATGAGAATATGACT GAAGGGGCTGAAGCAATTTTAAACATTCCTTTGTCTAGGCGGTTAGTTAACGACAGAGTGGCTTGGCGGTTGGAGAAGAAAGGGGAGTTCTCCGTCAAGACAGCTTATAGATATGCTTTCTCCACTTCTTTGGAGAGGCCAGGGATTTTGGAGAATGTGACATCTCAATTTTGGAAGAAGATATGGCAGGCTAACATTCCAAGCTCGGCTAAGGTGCATGTGTGGAAAGTTTGCCACAACATTCTTCCAACTCTAACAAGACTTGTAGCCAAACATGTTGTCATTGAATCACAACTGTGTGTTCTTTGCATTGGGATGATGGAATCGACTCTACATTTATGTAGAGATTGTCCGTTTTCAAGGGAAGTTCTGTGTTCGAATTCTTCTATTGCTCAAGTGTGTTTCACAACTGAGTCTGCAGATTTGGGGGTGCTGGAATGGCTTATATTTTGCTCAAATAGGTTAGCAGCTAATCAATTTGATTTTTTACTGTTCTTGTTATGGGGAgtttggaaagaaagaaattgcagAGTTTGGGAAGGCAAGACTAGAGGTGTGAATGATGTTGTTTTAATGTCAGTCTCTAGACTTCAAGATTTTGTTTCCCATAACTCAAGGAGTATTGGTGGTATTAGACGGGATGCGGGCAGGATATGCTGGAAGAGTCCTCATTTGGGTTCTGTAAAACTGAACACAGATGGAGCTTTTATTTCGGAAACTAGCGCGGGTGGAATTGGCTTGGTGATGAGGGATAATCTTGGCCAATTCCTAGCATGTGAGGGTAAACCGGTACGGGGCCTTCTTTCTGCTGAGCATGCAGAACTTCTGGCTTGCAAGGCAACTATTGATCTCATTGTGGATAGGTCTTTGCAACCAGCTATTGTCGAGACTGATTCTTTGATAGTCCAACAGCAACTTGTGGGGGTTGGTAACAACCTTTCAAGGCTCGGAAGAATTTATGAAGACTTGAAGCTTCAATTGGATGCTCGGCCTAACGTCAAAGTCATACATACTCGACGGGAAGCTAATGTGGCAGCTCATCTTACAGCTGCGCAAGCGCTTTCATCAGGCCAAACTTTCTATTGCTCCTCTACACCTTCTTTCCTTCATGATGTAATAGCTTCTGAGTATTGTAACAGTTGA